From a region of the Actinopolymorpha singaporensis genome:
- a CDS encoding GlsB/YeaQ/YmgE family stress response membrane protein: MNVVKIGSLSVDALDLHSPGNVASPAAEPGGCAATQEAVVLIDGIITAVVVGAILGALGRLVIPGKQKIGCLLTVGIGILAALLGTAVARALNVAHTPGINWIQLAIQIGFAAVGVALVAGGTRRR; this comes from the coding sequence GTGAACGTCGTCAAGATCGGTTCCCTGTCCGTGGACGCCCTCGACCTACATTCCCCTGGTAACGTCGCTTCCCCCGCGGCCGAACCGGGTGGCTGCGCGGCGACGCAGGAGGCAGTTGTGCTCATCGACGGAATCATCACCGCTGTTGTCGTCGGCGCCATCCTCGGCGCCCTGGGACGTCTCGTGATTCCCGGGAAGCAGAAGATCGGCTGCCTGCTCACCGTCGGCATCGGGATCCTCGCAGCACTCCTCGGCACCGCCGTCGCCCGAGCTCTCAACGTCGCGCACACCCCTGGCATCAACTGGATCCAGCTCGCGATCCAGATTGGATTCGCTGCTGTGGGGGTGGCACTGGTCGCAGGAGGAACACGCCGCCGCTGA
- a CDS encoding pyridoxamine 5'-phosphate oxidase family protein, which translates to MYDSGTLESLSQAECRHLLRETRIGRFVFWDRTHFAVHPVRYICEDDARILFRTENGAKVEAGSQHRDVSVEIDHIDPINGHGWSVVASGPAGHITDPYQVEHVLSELPQPWASDAGREVVCVYVDFLEGRRFQAPAFLP; encoded by the coding sequence ATGTACGACTCCGGCACACTTGAGAGCCTGAGCCAGGCGGAGTGCCGTCACCTGCTTCGCGAGACCAGGATCGGCCGGTTCGTGTTCTGGGACCGGACTCATTTCGCCGTCCACCCGGTGCGGTACATCTGTGAGGACGACGCCCGGATCCTGTTCCGGACGGAGAACGGGGCCAAGGTGGAGGCCGGGTCCCAACACCGGGACGTGAGCGTGGAGATCGACCACATCGACCCGATCAACGGGCACGGTTGGAGCGTCGTGGCCAGCGGCCCGGCCGGCCACATCACCGACCCGTACCAGGTCGAGCATGTGCTCAGCGAGCTCCCACAGCCCTGGGCATCCGACGCGGGCAGGGAGGTCGTGTGCGTCTACGTCGACTTCCTCGAGGGCCGGCGGTTCCAGGCGCCCGCGTTCTTGCCGTAG
- a CDS encoding VOC family protein: MHRSRFSTLLIDVPRDEVPAAAGFWSAALGVPARPVPGEEQFTGLPEAFPGLVMAIQAVDDQARYHLDIETDDVDAETARLVGLGAVEVNRWLDCRILRAPGGHLLCVIPLHSDREIFEKHAQVWD; the protein is encoded by the coding sequence GTGCATCGCAGCCGCTTCTCCACACTCCTCATCGACGTACCCCGTGACGAGGTGCCTGCCGCGGCGGGCTTCTGGTCGGCGGCGCTGGGAGTTCCGGCACGGCCGGTCCCCGGGGAGGAGCAGTTCACCGGTCTGCCCGAGGCGTTCCCGGGATTGGTGATGGCGATCCAGGCGGTCGACGACCAGGCTCGCTACCACCTGGACATCGAGACCGACGACGTGGACGCCGAGACCGCGCGGCTGGTCGGTCTCGGGGCTGTGGAGGTCAACCGGTGGCTCGACTGCCGGATTCTGCGTGCTCCCGGCGGTCACCTCCTGTGTGTGATCCCGTTGCACAGTGATCGGGAGATCTTCGAGAAGCACGCCCAGGTCTGGGACTGA
- a CDS encoding DUF3048 domain-containing protein, whose protein sequence is MNRTLRIVLAATTGILVVTGGVVVALGADRGHFWTADRTPTATPSRSATRTPEPTTSPARSPTATPKPSSARAGSRSPFTGLPMGGRAPKRVLAVKIDNVPAARPATGLSRADIVYVEPVEGGLARILAVFSSRMPATLGPVRSARESDIELLRQFGQPAFAYSGANSTVFSRLAKAPLYDVSPAHAGAAYFRGRSRPIPHNLYAKPGQLLARAPKASAARDIGFRFGTQPAGGRAATSHRVSYPSFRADFHWAAKQHRWRVAMDGTPMRATDGAPPGPATVVVQYTDIRRTALKDSAGNFSPYTESVGSGRALVLRNGRAYDARWSRPRAAAGTSFTTGSGRPMTFAPGQTWVVFAPR, encoded by the coding sequence ATGAACCGGACCCTCCGCATCGTTCTCGCCGCCACCACCGGCATCCTCGTCGTGACCGGTGGCGTCGTGGTGGCGCTGGGCGCAGATCGTGGCCACTTCTGGACTGCGGACCGCACTCCGACCGCCACGCCGTCGCGATCGGCGACGCGCACCCCCGAGCCCACGACGTCGCCTGCAAGGTCGCCGACAGCCACGCCGAAGCCGTCGAGCGCTCGGGCAGGGTCGCGGTCGCCGTTCACGGGCCTGCCGATGGGCGGAAGGGCTCCGAAGCGCGTCCTCGCGGTGAAGATCGACAACGTACCGGCAGCCCGGCCTGCCACGGGCCTGTCCCGAGCGGACATCGTCTACGTCGAACCGGTCGAAGGAGGACTGGCCCGGATCCTCGCCGTCTTCTCCTCCCGGATGCCGGCCACGCTCGGACCCGTTCGGAGTGCGCGGGAGTCGGACATCGAGTTGCTACGCCAGTTCGGGCAGCCGGCGTTCGCCTACTCCGGCGCGAACTCCACGGTGTTCTCGCGGCTTGCCAAGGCCCCGCTGTACGACGTCTCACCAGCGCACGCCGGTGCGGCGTACTTCCGTGGCCGTTCGCGACCGATTCCGCACAACCTGTACGCCAAGCCGGGTCAACTGCTGGCCCGGGCACCGAAGGCGAGCGCCGCGCGCGACATCGGCTTCCGGTTCGGGACCCAGCCGGCGGGCGGCCGGGCCGCGACATCGCACCGAGTCAGCTACCCGTCGTTCCGTGCCGACTTCCACTGGGCGGCGAAGCAGCACCGCTGGCGGGTGGCCATGGACGGCACGCCGATGCGGGCCACCGACGGCGCGCCGCCTGGTCCGGCGACGGTCGTGGTGCAGTACACCGACATCCGGCGTACGGCGCTGAAGGACTCGGCGGGCAACTTCTCGCCGTACACCGAAAGCGTCGGCTCCGGCCGAGCGCTGGTGCTACGGAACGGCCGTGCGTACGACGCCCGCTGGTCCAGACCGCGTGCTGCCGCGGGTACGAGTTTCACCACAGGTTCTGGCCGTCCGATGACCTTCGCGCCGGGACAGACCTGGGTCGTGTTCGCTCCCAGGTGA
- a CDS encoding PIG-L family deacetylase: MAGTFADLGALVTGRKVLGVFAHPDDETFFGGATFAACAAAGGDVRLATLTAGEAGAIGAGPARGALDRSDHDALEAAAVAGLSRYASACGALGVRRFGVVVPGRWRDVGDAGPGSLAAGDLAEIADAVRRLVTDDRPDVLVTVGVDGVTGHPDHVRVHEAVQRALDLLGRTDTPALTLGGCVRSDDVATARERLAGLVPGGELGTTGIVGTSADDVVAAGWPPEAGAAKLAALDAYAPGLGTAPLTDLVPDRPPVGDGILLRAIAEVAGPPCEYFRPLRP, encoded by the coding sequence ATGGCTGGGACGTTCGCAGACCTGGGTGCGCTGGTGACCGGACGGAAGGTGCTCGGCGTGTTCGCCCACCCCGACGACGAGACATTCTTCGGCGGTGCGACGTTCGCCGCGTGCGCCGCGGCCGGAGGTGACGTTCGGCTCGCGACCCTCACGGCCGGCGAGGCCGGTGCGATCGGGGCGGGACCGGCACGTGGCGCGCTGGACCGGTCCGATCACGACGCCCTCGAGGCGGCGGCCGTCGCGGGACTCTCGCGGTACGCCTCCGCGTGCGGCGCGCTCGGCGTACGCCGGTTCGGTGTCGTCGTCCCTGGACGCTGGCGCGACGTCGGTGACGCGGGGCCGGGTTCGCTGGCCGCCGGGGACCTGGCCGAGATCGCGGACGCTGTCAGGCGCCTGGTGACGGACGACCGGCCGGACGTCCTCGTCACGGTCGGCGTCGACGGGGTGACCGGTCACCCCGACCACGTGCGCGTACATGAAGCCGTCCAGCGGGCACTCGACCTCCTGGGACGCACCGACACCCCGGCCCTGACGCTGGGCGGCTGCGTCCGCTCCGACGACGTCGCCACCGCCCGCGAGCGCCTCGCCGGGCTCGTGCCGGGCGGTGAGCTTGGTACCACCGGGATCGTCGGGACGTCGGCCGACGACGTCGTGGCGGCCGGATGGCCCCCAGAGGCAGGAGCCGCCAAACTGGCCGCGTTGGACGCCTACGCCCCCGGCCTTGGCACCGCGCCGCTCACCGACCTGGTGCCCGACCGGCCGCCGGTGGGTGACGGGATCCTGCTCCGGGCCATCGCCGAGGTGGCCGGGCCGCCGTGCGAGTACTTCCGTCCGCTCCGCCCCTGA
- a CDS encoding trypsin-like serine protease, with protein MRTRILLVAVAAVLAVIVGTVPAQAITHGTPDGQRHPFVGELLFYVPDEADSRFDDPGSWFTCSGTLLNGHIALTAGHCTYAVGLNGASTTANGGSGSGGDDVWINFDEKPNFDILKPSSSYGRDQNAQRYRDWSTALNSSPSWHRATSHPHPQFDPDAFYLHDAGVLDLQDSVSMPTYGKLPTQGFLDQFRTGPRHDALFTVVGYGLNKVLPGRDVGGDTREQATTQLVTLEGLMGLPYGTAARFSNNNGKVHQGGTCFGDSGGPTFHGANTVVAVTSFGVSPNCTGTDDEYRIDQPDDLAFLAGFGVTP; from the coding sequence ATGCGCACCAGAATCCTGCTCGTCGCCGTGGCGGCGGTCCTCGCCGTGATCGTGGGCACCGTACCGGCCCAGGCGATCACCCACGGTACGCCCGACGGCCAGCGGCACCCGTTCGTCGGGGAGTTGTTGTTCTACGTGCCCGACGAGGCCGACAGCCGCTTCGACGATCCGGGCTCGTGGTTCACCTGCTCGGGCACGCTGCTGAACGGCCACATCGCCCTGACCGCCGGCCACTGCACGTACGCCGTCGGGTTGAACGGCGCGTCCACCACCGCCAACGGCGGATCCGGGTCGGGCGGCGACGACGTGTGGATCAACTTCGACGAGAAGCCCAACTTCGACATCCTCAAGCCCAGCTCGTCGTACGGCCGGGACCAGAACGCCCAGCGTTACCGCGACTGGTCCACCGCCCTGAACTCCTCGCCCAGCTGGCACCGCGCGACGTCCCACCCGCACCCGCAGTTCGACCCAGACGCGTTCTATCTCCACGACGCCGGGGTGCTCGACCTGCAGGACTCCGTGTCGATGCCGACGTACGGCAAACTGCCGACGCAGGGCTTCCTGGACCAGTTCCGGACCGGTCCGCGGCACGACGCCCTCTTCACCGTCGTCGGGTACGGCCTCAACAAGGTCCTGCCGGGCCGTGACGTCGGTGGCGACACCCGGGAGCAGGCGACCACCCAGCTCGTCACCCTGGAGGGCCTGATGGGTCTGCCGTACGGCACGGCCGCGCGGTTCAGCAACAACAACGGCAAGGTCCACCAGGGCGGCACCTGCTTCGGCGACTCCGGCGGCCCGACGTTCCACGGCGCGAACACCGTCGTCGCGGTCACGTCGTTCGGTGTCAGCCCCAACTGCACCGGCACCGACGACGAGTACCGCATCGACCAGCCCGACGACCTGGCGTTCCTCGCGGGCTTCGGCGTCACGCCCTGA
- a CDS encoding Gfo/Idh/MocA family protein, whose translation MKIGVIGTGQFARSFISLWQKHPDVEAVYACDVVPERAKEHQEKYDLAGIFNDAEEMLASDEVDSVAVMTQRWTHGPLVLQALEAGKNVYSAVPMAISVDEIKAIIDKVTETGLIYMMGETSYYNPAVVWARGKVAEGAFGRVFYSEGDYIHDMDNGFYAAYQYSGGDDWKRTASYPPMLYPTHAIGGVLGALPTYATSVSCIGIKDDRGDGVFDKNVSLWGNDFSNMSALFHLADGGAMRTNEFRRVGYWQGHESRFRFYGTESVMEQTGHGATWSIKTEGEDYRKGDTLDISDLFYTRGTQVPEGFGDVDPALMQSFASGNAKVQDRSRLPKEFEGAHNGHEGSHHFLADDFVRAVTTKTQPPVNAWKAARFTLPGVIALESARQDGARLPIPDFGDGPENPAW comes from the coding sequence ATGAAGATCGGCGTCATCGGTACGGGGCAGTTCGCCCGCAGTTTCATCTCGTTGTGGCAGAAGCATCCCGACGTCGAGGCGGTGTACGCCTGCGACGTCGTTCCGGAGCGTGCAAAGGAGCACCAGGAGAAGTACGACCTGGCCGGCATCTTCAACGATGCCGAGGAGATGCTGGCATCCGACGAGGTGGACTCGGTCGCTGTCATGACGCAGCGCTGGACCCACGGCCCGTTGGTGCTGCAGGCGCTGGAGGCGGGCAAGAACGTCTACTCCGCGGTGCCGATGGCCATCTCGGTCGACGAGATCAAGGCGATCATCGACAAGGTCACCGAGACCGGCCTGATCTACATGATGGGCGAGACCAGCTACTACAACCCCGCCGTCGTCTGGGCCCGCGGCAAGGTCGCCGAAGGTGCGTTCGGGCGGGTGTTCTACTCCGAGGGCGACTACATCCACGACATGGACAACGGCTTCTACGCCGCCTACCAGTACAGCGGCGGCGATGACTGGAAGAGGACCGCCAGCTACCCGCCCATGCTCTACCCGACGCACGCGATCGGCGGTGTCCTCGGCGCGCTGCCGACGTACGCCACCAGCGTCAGCTGCATCGGCATCAAGGACGACCGCGGGGATGGCGTCTTCGACAAGAACGTCTCGCTGTGGGGCAACGACTTCTCGAACATGAGCGCGTTGTTCCACCTCGCCGACGGCGGCGCGATGCGCACCAACGAGTTCCGCCGGGTCGGTTACTGGCAGGGACACGAGTCCCGGTTCCGCTTCTACGGCACCGAGTCGGTGATGGAGCAGACCGGTCACGGCGCCACCTGGAGCATCAAGACCGAGGGCGAGGACTACCGCAAGGGCGACACCCTCGACATCAGTGACCTCTTCTACACCCGCGGCACCCAGGTGCCCGAGGGCTTCGGGGACGTCGACCCGGCGCTGATGCAGAGCTTCGCCTCCGGAAACGCCAAGGTGCAGGACCGCAGCCGGCTGCCCAAGGAGTTCGAGGGTGCGCACAACGGGCACGAGGGCTCGCACCACTTCCTGGCCGACGACTTCGTCCGGGCGGTGACGACCAAGACGCAGCCGCCGGTGAATGCCTGGAAGGCGGCCAGGTTCACGCTGCCGGGCGTGATCGCGCTCGAGTCGGCGCGCCAGGACGGCGCCCGGCTGCCGATTCCGGACTTCGGAGACGGCCCCGAGAACCCCGCCTGGTAA
- a CDS encoding YciI family protein, with protein sequence MARYLISYESGATDIPEEDLPDVAKAAEAVRQEARDAGVFVFAGELDHDVKPVVVAIDGMVTDGPYPESKELLGGVTIVEVPGREAGVEWGGRIAAGCRTPQKVRALKRGRDEPEQYLISFDNGDMDFSTGEEWVEVGETSHAAVQDAMDAGVYVFAGGLDYEPPDDSTPAWVGAVTSDGTVADGPRPKTRKPLGGFTVVKAPTHEAALEWAAKIAIARRCPQDVRMFMYDPVIE encoded by the coding sequence ATGGCGCGGTACCTGATCTCGTACGAAAGCGGCGCGACGGACATCCCCGAGGAGGACCTGCCCGACGTGGCCAAGGCCGCCGAGGCAGTACGCCAGGAGGCCCGGGACGCGGGCGTGTTCGTCTTCGCCGGCGAGCTGGACCACGACGTGAAGCCCGTCGTGGTCGCGATCGACGGGATGGTCACCGACGGCCCGTACCCCGAGAGCAAGGAGCTCCTCGGCGGCGTCACCATCGTCGAGGTGCCAGGCCGGGAGGCGGGCGTGGAGTGGGGCGGGAGGATCGCGGCCGGCTGCCGCACACCGCAGAAGGTCCGTGCGTTGAAGCGAGGCCGCGACGAACCGGAGCAGTACCTGATCTCGTTCGACAACGGCGACATGGACTTCTCCACCGGGGAGGAGTGGGTGGAGGTAGGCGAGACCTCCCACGCGGCGGTCCAGGACGCCATGGACGCCGGCGTGTACGTCTTCGCCGGAGGACTGGACTACGAGCCGCCGGACGACAGTACGCCGGCCTGGGTCGGCGCGGTCACCAGCGACGGAACGGTCGCCGACGGCCCGCGCCCGAAGACCAGGAAGCCTCTCGGCGGCTTCACCGTGGTCAAGGCACCCACCCACGAAGCCGCGCTGGAGTGGGCCGCGAAGATCGCGATCGCCCGCCGCTGCCCGCAGGATGTTCGGATGTTCATGTACGACCCGGTGATCGAATGA
- a CDS encoding DUF6069 family protein, which yields MTTTLDTTQVAGSRYATLTLTGVAAAAVASAATMTVAATGNAAGISLDMGGAPIPIAGFGVLTAGFSLLGLVIAVALARRARHPRRAFLRTTVVLTALSLVPDALADAAPATKALLMLTHLVAATIVVPAIARRLAS from the coding sequence ATGACCACCACCCTCGACACCACCCAGGTCGCCGGCTCGCGCTACGCCACTCTGACCCTGACCGGAGTGGCCGCCGCAGCGGTCGCGAGCGCCGCCACGATGACTGTCGCCGCCACCGGCAACGCGGCGGGGATCAGCCTCGACATGGGCGGTGCCCCGATCCCGATCGCCGGCTTCGGCGTTCTGACGGCCGGCTTCTCGTTGCTCGGCCTGGTCATCGCCGTGGCGCTGGCCCGCCGAGCCCGGCACCCGCGGCGTGCGTTCCTCCGTACGACCGTGGTGCTGACCGCCCTCTCACTCGTCCCGGACGCGCTCGCGGACGCCGCCCCGGCCACCAAGGCACTGTTGATGCTCACCCACCTGGTCGCGGCGACGATCGTGGTCCCCGCGATCGCGCGCCGGCTCGCCTCCTGA